Proteins from one Epinephelus moara isolate mb chromosome 1, YSFRI_EMoa_1.0, whole genome shotgun sequence genomic window:
- the LOC126391069 gene encoding mucin-5AC-like isoform X1, with translation MELPLGGPALRHYTQSRPRPHRQKLNYRPSRPQETIIESDNEVLELMGRVDEGVEEFFTKRVLPTDTLKKQDEESITVHEVAPASSVPCPPPTKTLRRKLGDFFTLKKRRGLKSETSHEGRPKKASIADLIRPLREVARAEKEKDKDRVKEHDKENEKEKAKEHPGAVTGESAVQETPGAPLRGEAVPPRRALREGKSQSLILLSGSAAAGTTNARNTSKKQFEGQHSFEQKLHLMLQRIGVSKAQPGETQNPEGEMKKAESEGTIIDSKPEPPPTFTKPRTMSASSDTRHQIRPSVSAHESAGKPALLPKPVLKPGPPPTTSGRNTPENELAQIQEGETNTPTKLSPTAAPPTPALTTTTAPTVPTISNSVPDSADFTSTVPPSDTDICTDSVNPTAAATTPTNVTEPDSKPSISEANVTTTEPPTSTLTSSTTTPTEPPTSVLVTSTSSESITPSLSVTSNSTTITTPSITTSETVSAPGNESSVSTTSTNLSTKLTLSEPNGVPSVDAAPAAGGDAAISVITTASSPSTSISDMLPGLSAATTSVAEACDDSTSVTSTSSATVVSSVTQTTSPPPNTSDIVTTAVSPVASITTASTLISSTLPPTISTSPTTTTSPTSTDCMNSISTSTITHPATPGPADISVPSTSSSETNPTDTPSTATSLNRADTTSTASSATTAAICSPLMTDSDPPYTNNVSTTLTSTIDNSSATSHHLTSPAPSNDSSGQDNDVQASPEERPSVEPTERGTADDELEMVHKSKQIEVDESKKVVDGGKESESENEKPALTSNSEVIMTEVKPEEDTMKAEVGMPEPASGKDGDLHSNKEMTEGQKQEETKSKGEK, from the exons ATGGAGCTGCCATTGGGCGGACCAGCGCTCAGGCACTACACCCAGAGCAGACCGAGACCTCACCGACAAAAACTGAACTATCGTCCCAGCAGACCACAG GAGACAATAATTGAGAGTGACAATGAAGTCCTTGAGCTCATGGGGAGAGTGGATGAAGGAGTTGAAGAGTTCTTTACTAAGAGAGTACTTCCTACTGATACACT GAAAAAGCAAGATGAGGAATCTATCACAGTGCACGAAGTGGCTCCTGCCAGCTCTGTCCCTTGTCCACCCCCGACGAAAACACTCAGGAGGAAGCTTGGTGACTTCTTTACACTCAAAAAGAGACGAGGTCTGAAATCAGAAACAAGCCACGAGGGGCGACCCAAAAAGGCCTCCATCGCTGATCTCATTCGTCCGCTCAGGGAGGTCGCCAGAgcggagaaagaaaaagataaggACCGAGTCAAGGAGCACGACAAGGAAAATGAAAAGGAGAAAGCGAAAGAACATCCCGGTGCTGTTACTGGAGAGTCAGCTGTTCAGGAGACACCTGGCGCTCCGCTGAGGGGTGAAGCAGTGCCTCCCCGCCGAGCTCTCAGAGAGGGGAAGTCCCAGTCTCTCATTTTGCTGTCaggatcagcagcagcagggactACCAATGCCCGAAACACTTCAAAG AAACAATTCGAAGGCCAACATAGCTTTGAACAGAAACTCCATCTCATGCTTCAACGTATTGGAGTTTCTAAAGCCCAGCCTGGAGAGACAcag AATCCGGAGGGAGAGATGAAAAAAGCAGAATCTGAAG GTACTATCATTGACAGTAAACCTGAGCCACCGCCTACTTTCACAAAACCTCGAACGATGTCTGCATCATCag ACACAAGGCATCAAATCCGCCCAAGTGTGTCAGCACACGAGTCAGCTGGGAAACCCGCTTTGCTTCCAAAGCCCGTTCTCAAGCCAGGTCCACCCCCCACAACATCTGGCCGCAACACACCTGAGAACGAGCTAGCCCAAATACAAGAAGGGGAGACAAACACGCCCACTAAACTGAGTCCAACCGCAGCTCCACCTACTCCTGCACTCACTACAACCACCGCTCCTACTGTACCGACAATCTCAAACTCAGTCCCTGACTCAGCTGATTTTACAAGTACTGTACCTCCCTCTGACACAGATATATGCACTGACTCTGTTAACcccactgcagcagctacaacaccCACGAATGTTACAGAGCCCGACAGCAAACCCTCTATCTCTGAAGCTAATGTTACTACCACTGAACCACCCACCTCAACCTTAACATCAAGCACCACTACACCCACAGAGCCCCCCACCTCTGTCTTAGTTACTTCCACTTCCTCTGAGTCCATCACTCCAAGCCTCTCTGTCACATCAAACTCAACAACAATAACTACGCCTTCCATTACCACCTCGGAAACAGTTTCTGCTCCCGGCAATGAAAGCTCTGTTTCCACAACATCAACAAACCTGTCAACTAAATTGACTCTCTCAGAGCCAAATGGTGTTCCCTCAGTCgatgctgctcctgctgctggtggtgatgCAGCTATTTCTGTCATCACCACCGCTTCTTCACCCTCCACCAGCATATCAGATATGCTGCCAGGCTTGTCTGCTGCCACCACTTCAGTTGCTGAAGCTTGTGATGATTCCACTTCAGTCACCTCCACTAGCTCTGCAACTGTAGTTTCATCAGTCACTCAAACAACATCTCCACCTCCTAACACAAGTGATATTGTTACAACTGCAGTTTCACCTGTTGCCTCCATCACCACTGCCTCCACCCTGATCTCTTCTACCCTCCCTCCCACCATCTCCACCTCTCCCACCACCACTACAAGCCCAACATCCACTGACTGCATGAACTCTATCTCCACTTCAACCATTACTCACCCAGCCACCCCTGGCCCTGCCGATATATCtgttccctccacctcctccagtgAAACAAACCCCACAGACACCCCTTCCACCGCCACCAGTTTAAACCGTGCAGATACCACGTCCACTGCCAGTTCAGCTACCACAGCTGCAATTTGCTCGCCACTCATGACTGACTCAGACCCACCTTACACTAACAACGTCAGCACTACCCTCACATCAACTATTGATAACTCAAGTGCTACTTCTCACCATTTGACCAGTCCGGCCCCCTCTAATGATAGTTCAGGCCAAGATAATGATGTGCAGGCATCTCCTGAAGAAAGACCCAGTGTAGAGCCTACAGAAAGGGGCACTG CAGATGACGAGCTTGAGATGGTTCATAAGAGCAAGCAAATTGAGGTGGATGAGAGCAAGAAAGTCGTCGACGGTGGGAAGgagagtgagagtgaaaatGAGAAACCGGCTCTCACTTCTAACAGCGAAGTGATAATGACAGAAGTGAAACCCGAAGAAGACACAATGAAAGCAGAGGTGGGAATGCCTGAACCTGCATCAGGGAAAGATGGTGATCTGCATAGCAACAAGGAGATGACAGAGGgtcaaaaacaagaagaaacaaAGTCAAAGGGTGAGAAGTAA
- the LOC126391069 gene encoding mucin-5AC-like isoform X2, whose translation MNPHLETIIESDNEVLELMGRVDEGVEEFFTKRVLPTDTLKKQDEESITVHEVAPASSVPCPPPTKTLRRKLGDFFTLKKRRGLKSETSHEGRPKKASIADLIRPLREVARAEKEKDKDRVKEHDKENEKEKAKEHPGAVTGESAVQETPGAPLRGEAVPPRRALREGKSQSLILLSGSAAAGTTNARNTSKKQFEGQHSFEQKLHLMLQRIGVSKAQPGETQNPEGEMKKAESEGTIIDSKPEPPPTFTKPRTMSASSDTRHQIRPSVSAHESAGKPALLPKPVLKPGPPPTTSGRNTPENELAQIQEGETNTPTKLSPTAAPPTPALTTTTAPTVPTISNSVPDSADFTSTVPPSDTDICTDSVNPTAAATTPTNVTEPDSKPSISEANVTTTEPPTSTLTSSTTTPTEPPTSVLVTSTSSESITPSLSVTSNSTTITTPSITTSETVSAPGNESSVSTTSTNLSTKLTLSEPNGVPSVDAAPAAGGDAAISVITTASSPSTSISDMLPGLSAATTSVAEACDDSTSVTSTSSATVVSSVTQTTSPPPNTSDIVTTAVSPVASITTASTLISSTLPPTISTSPTTTTSPTSTDCMNSISTSTITHPATPGPADISVPSTSSSETNPTDTPSTATSLNRADTTSTASSATTAAICSPLMTDSDPPYTNNVSTTLTSTIDNSSATSHHLTSPAPSNDSSGQDNDVQASPEERPSVEPTERGTADDELEMVHKSKQIEVDESKKVVDGGKESESENEKPALTSNSEVIMTEVKPEEDTMKAEVGMPEPASGKDGDLHSNKEMTEGQKQEETKSKGEK comes from the exons ATGAACCCACACTTG GAGACAATAATTGAGAGTGACAATGAAGTCCTTGAGCTCATGGGGAGAGTGGATGAAGGAGTTGAAGAGTTCTTTACTAAGAGAGTACTTCCTACTGATACACT GAAAAAGCAAGATGAGGAATCTATCACAGTGCACGAAGTGGCTCCTGCCAGCTCTGTCCCTTGTCCACCCCCGACGAAAACACTCAGGAGGAAGCTTGGTGACTTCTTTACACTCAAAAAGAGACGAGGTCTGAAATCAGAAACAAGCCACGAGGGGCGACCCAAAAAGGCCTCCATCGCTGATCTCATTCGTCCGCTCAGGGAGGTCGCCAGAgcggagaaagaaaaagataaggACCGAGTCAAGGAGCACGACAAGGAAAATGAAAAGGAGAAAGCGAAAGAACATCCCGGTGCTGTTACTGGAGAGTCAGCTGTTCAGGAGACACCTGGCGCTCCGCTGAGGGGTGAAGCAGTGCCTCCCCGCCGAGCTCTCAGAGAGGGGAAGTCCCAGTCTCTCATTTTGCTGTCaggatcagcagcagcagggactACCAATGCCCGAAACACTTCAAAG AAACAATTCGAAGGCCAACATAGCTTTGAACAGAAACTCCATCTCATGCTTCAACGTATTGGAGTTTCTAAAGCCCAGCCTGGAGAGACAcag AATCCGGAGGGAGAGATGAAAAAAGCAGAATCTGAAG GTACTATCATTGACAGTAAACCTGAGCCACCGCCTACTTTCACAAAACCTCGAACGATGTCTGCATCATCag ACACAAGGCATCAAATCCGCCCAAGTGTGTCAGCACACGAGTCAGCTGGGAAACCCGCTTTGCTTCCAAAGCCCGTTCTCAAGCCAGGTCCACCCCCCACAACATCTGGCCGCAACACACCTGAGAACGAGCTAGCCCAAATACAAGAAGGGGAGACAAACACGCCCACTAAACTGAGTCCAACCGCAGCTCCACCTACTCCTGCACTCACTACAACCACCGCTCCTACTGTACCGACAATCTCAAACTCAGTCCCTGACTCAGCTGATTTTACAAGTACTGTACCTCCCTCTGACACAGATATATGCACTGACTCTGTTAACcccactgcagcagctacaacaccCACGAATGTTACAGAGCCCGACAGCAAACCCTCTATCTCTGAAGCTAATGTTACTACCACTGAACCACCCACCTCAACCTTAACATCAAGCACCACTACACCCACAGAGCCCCCCACCTCTGTCTTAGTTACTTCCACTTCCTCTGAGTCCATCACTCCAAGCCTCTCTGTCACATCAAACTCAACAACAATAACTACGCCTTCCATTACCACCTCGGAAACAGTTTCTGCTCCCGGCAATGAAAGCTCTGTTTCCACAACATCAACAAACCTGTCAACTAAATTGACTCTCTCAGAGCCAAATGGTGTTCCCTCAGTCgatgctgctcctgctgctggtggtgatgCAGCTATTTCTGTCATCACCACCGCTTCTTCACCCTCCACCAGCATATCAGATATGCTGCCAGGCTTGTCTGCTGCCACCACTTCAGTTGCTGAAGCTTGTGATGATTCCACTTCAGTCACCTCCACTAGCTCTGCAACTGTAGTTTCATCAGTCACTCAAACAACATCTCCACCTCCTAACACAAGTGATATTGTTACAACTGCAGTTTCACCTGTTGCCTCCATCACCACTGCCTCCACCCTGATCTCTTCTACCCTCCCTCCCACCATCTCCACCTCTCCCACCACCACTACAAGCCCAACATCCACTGACTGCATGAACTCTATCTCCACTTCAACCATTACTCACCCAGCCACCCCTGGCCCTGCCGATATATCtgttccctccacctcctccagtgAAACAAACCCCACAGACACCCCTTCCACCGCCACCAGTTTAAACCGTGCAGATACCACGTCCACTGCCAGTTCAGCTACCACAGCTGCAATTTGCTCGCCACTCATGACTGACTCAGACCCACCTTACACTAACAACGTCAGCACTACCCTCACATCAACTATTGATAACTCAAGTGCTACTTCTCACCATTTGACCAGTCCGGCCCCCTCTAATGATAGTTCAGGCCAAGATAATGATGTGCAGGCATCTCCTGAAGAAAGACCCAGTGTAGAGCCTACAGAAAGGGGCACTG CAGATGACGAGCTTGAGATGGTTCATAAGAGCAAGCAAATTGAGGTGGATGAGAGCAAGAAAGTCGTCGACGGTGGGAAGgagagtgagagtgaaaatGAGAAACCGGCTCTCACTTCTAACAGCGAAGTGATAATGACAGAAGTGAAACCCGAAGAAGACACAATGAAAGCAGAGGTGGGAATGCCTGAACCTGCATCAGGGAAAGATGGTGATCTGCATAGCAACAAGGAGATGACAGAGGgtcaaaaacaagaagaaacaaAGTCAAAGGGTGAGAAGTAA
- the nudt21 gene encoding cleavage and polyadenylation specificity factor subunit 5, which translates to MSVVPPSRSAAGWPRGGAVQFGNKYISGPAKPLTLERTINLYPLTNYTFGTKEPLYEKDSSVAARFQRMREEFDKMGMRRTVEGVLIVHEHRLPHVLLLQLGTTFFKLPGGELSPGEDEVEGLKRLMTEILGRQDGVKQDWVIDDCIGNWWRPNFEPPQYPYIPAHITKPKEHKKLFLVQLQEKALFAVPKNYKLVAAPLFELYDNAPGYGPIISSLPQLLSRFNFIYN; encoded by the exons ATGTCGGTCGTGCCTCCCAGTCGCTCGGCCGCCGGCTGGCCGCGCGGTGGTGCCGTTCAGTTTGGGAACAAATACATCAGCGGGCCTGCGAAACCGCTCACACTGGAGAGGACCATCAACCT ataccCTCTAACCAACTACACATTCGGCACCAAGGAGCCTCTGTATGAGAAGGACAGCTCAGTGGCTGCTCGGTTCCAACGGATGCGGGAAGAGTTTGATAAAATGGGAATGCGGAGGACGGTGGAGGGTGTTCTCATCGTCCATGAACACAGGCTGCCTCACGTCTTACTGCTGCAGCTGGGCACCACTTTCTTCAAACT GCCCGGGGGAGAGCTGAGTCCTGGAGAAGATGAAGTGGAGGGTCTGAAACGCCTGATGACTGAG ATCCTCGGACGGCAAGACGGCGTGAAGCAGGACTGGGTGATTGATGACTGTATCGGCAACTGGTGGCGCCCCAACTTTGAGCCTCCGCAG TATCCGTATATTCCAGCTCACATCACCAAACCTAAGGAGCATAAGAAGCTATTCCTGGTTCAATTGCAGGAGAAAG CGCTGTTTGCCGTCCCCAAGAACTATAAACTGGTGGCAGCACCGTTGTTTGAACTATATGACAACGCTCCTGGATATGGACCAATCATTTCCAGTCTACCGCAGCTATTGAGCAG GTTCAACTTCATTTACAACTAA